One genomic region from Opisthocomus hoazin isolate bOpiHoa1 chromosome Z, bOpiHoa1.hap1, whole genome shotgun sequence encodes:
- the LOC104326743 gene encoding uncharacterized protein LOC104326743, producing the protein MQRARCFGASPGLCDGGAAGGRRCRSAADGSQGLSVSSVRNEDENAKQQCKPAEVFPCENQDGSSNLSPFRSRGIDTTRSRDSSPVKLEIKLEESDDECDLVIDVPPEAVSKKPRISRNCRNRHKELAAVICAEKLHDSAVADIPGCTEEKSEKLITLWKNGKDLNKSEKLGNFSPKANEIYLPDVSTGALKVLKGRHALAYTEEKHVSSAASVKADMRKGILKQGKAENNLLVKSVVRKHAEDTVRGGRVTQSALRAGHSSKDETAVERRYKGIINWEESQSIEENGGNDSPEDTYPYRADYLNKKENEITLLSSSAEEVEPSGEDTELSESDDPLEECRRIFEEFERESQKEDGDQQAYGGNVDLNLSETKVHVSGPKRRIAHTTKLAGRDAETQQAYCKAMEFAAGVKRGEAFIATAFEQKKTVSGLSATQFQSIGPMASVSLLEVQRTETSCGQLLIVKEGNVLTAVPCGVSVDSFKRTNLVPPKVSIQIRPSIPESGSKVPLETRNRYVGVFFAECLKICSTMNEAIDKAMTEEQSIYDRCGSKKMYLNFAVKTLKKLRDHGRLYDSRSSSGAGSVDSEQEQAFTGGVLYELLKDYLLTEEQLNENNFPRPNPGKNGSAILTGVVKSAGYDAFKRMCCRCGGVYAVTSSGEHRRKEECNYHSGRVLEQKVPGGMEKRYSCCERIVGSAGCQIAKLHVHDGRREKLEGFTKTLTKSPPFDGNCGVYALDCETCYTTHGLELTRVTVVDAKLQVVYDTFVKPDGKVVDYDIRLSGATEDDLKNTTTSLRDVQAILLNLFSASTILIGHSLEKHLFVLKLIHDTVVDTSVVFPHWQGFPHKRALRSLMADYLRRIHQDDVGGHNSREDATACMELILWKVKEDNKRRKW; encoded by the exons ATGCAGCGCGCGCGGTGCTTCGGGGCCTCTCCCGGCCTCTGCgacggcggggcggcggggggccggcggTGCCGGTCTGCCGCCGACGGCTCGCAGG gTCTCTCTGTTTCCTCTGTAAGAAATGAGGATGAAAATGCTAAGCAGCAGTGTAAGCCAGCAGAAGTATTTCCATGTGAAAATCAGGATGGGAGTTCAAATCTGTCTCCGTTTAGGAGTAGAGGTATAGACACAACGAGGTCAAGAGATTCTTCCCCAGTGAAACTTGAAATAAAACTTGAAGAATCTGACGATGAATGTGATCTTGTGATTGATGTGCCACCAGAAGCTGTTAGTAAAAAGCCAAGAATAAGTAGGAACTGTAGGAACAGGCACAAAGAACTGGCTGCTGTAATATGTGCCGAAAAATTACATGATAGTGCTGTAGCAGACATCCCTGGGtgtacagaagaaaaatcagagaaacttATTACTTTGTGGAAAAATGGCAAAGatttaaataaatctgaaaaactGGGCAATTTTTCCCCAAAAGCAAATGAGATTTATTTGCCTGATGTAAGCACTGGTGCATTGAAGGTTTTGAAGGGAAGACACGCCCTTGCTTATACTGAGGAGAAACATGTATCTTCAGCTGCTTCTGTCAAGGCAGACATGCGGAAGGGCATTCTGAAGCaagggaaagcagaaaacaatctATTGGTCAAATCAGTTGTTCGGAAGCATGCTGAAGACACTGTGAGGGGTGGAAGAGTGACACAGTCTGCCTTGCGTGCTGGTCACTCGTCGAAAGATGAGACTGCAGTTGAAAGACGTTATAAGGGTATAATAAATTGGGAGGAAAGCCAGAGCATAGAAGAAAATGGGGGTAATGATAGCCCAGAAGATACATACCCATATCGAGCTGATTAcctaaacaagaaagaaaatgaaataactcTGCTGAGTTCATCTGCTGAGGAAGTGGAACCAAGTGGGGAGGACACAGAGCTCTCCGAATCAGATGATCCTTTAGAGGAGTGTCGGAGAATTTTTGAGGAGTTTGAAAGAGAATCACAAAAGGAGGACGGTGATCAGCag GCCTACGGAGGAAACGTAGATCTCAATTTATCAGAAACCAAAGTACATGTTTCTGGACCAAAGCGAAGAATTGCACACACCACAAAACTTGCA GGTCGTGATGCAGAAACTCAGCAGGCATACTGCAAGGCAATGGAGTTTGCAGCTGGAGTTAAAAGGGGAGAAGCTTTTATTGCTACAGCTTTTGAACAGAAGAAAACTGTGTCTGGATTGTCAGCTACTCAATTTCAAAGCATTGGACCAATGG cctCTGTAAGTTTGCTTGAAGTTCAGCGCACTGAAACCAGCTGTGGTCAACTGCTTATAGTAAAGGAAGGAAATGTTTTAACAGCAGTGCCCTGTGGAGTTTCTGTTGATTCATTCAAAAGGACTAATCTTGTGCCACCCAAG gttTCTATTCAGATAAGGCCTTCGATTCCAGAATCAGGATCCAAAGTCCCACTTGAGACACGAAACCGATATgtcggggttttttttgcagaatgCCTCAAAATTTGTAGCACAATGAATGAAGCTATTGACAAG gccATGACAGAAGAGCAATCTATTTATGATCGTTGTGGCAGTAAAAAAATGTACCTGAATTTTGCTGTGAAGACTCTCAAAAAGCTAAGAGATCATG GACGACTTTATGACAGCAGATCTTCTAGTGGTGCTGGATCCGTAGATTCAGAGCAAGAGCAAG cATTTACAGGTGGTGTTCTATATGAACTTTTAAAAGATTATCTGCTGACTGAGGAACAGCTGAATGAAAATAACTTCCCTCGACCAAATCCTGGAAAAAATGGTAGCGCTATACTTACTGGGGTTGTAAAAAGTGCTGGGTATGATG CTTTCAAAAGAATGTGCTGTAGGTGTGGCGGAGTATATGCTGTTACTTCTTCAGGAGAACATAGACGTAAAGAAGAATGCAACTATCATTCTGGTAgagtactggaacaaaaag TTCCTGGTGGCATGGAAAAACGCTATAGTTGTTGTGAGAGAATAGTTGGATCTGCTGGATGTCAGATTGCAAAG CTTCATGTTCATGATGGAAGAAGGGAGAAATTGGAAGGCTTCACGAAGACATTAACTAAATCACCGCCTTTTGATGGAAACTGTGGTGTATATGCTCTGGACTGCGAAACG tgttacaCAACCCATGGCTTGGAACTGACTAGAGTGACAGTGGTTGATGCTAAGCTGCAGGTTGTCTATGATACATTTGTTAAACCAGATGGTAAAGTTGTAGACTACGATATAAG ACTGTCTGGAGCTACAGAAGATGATCTGAAGAATACCACAACATCTCTTCGAGATGTACAGGCAATACTGCTAAATTTGTTCAGTGCAAGTACAATTTTAATTGGACACAGCTTAGAAAAGCACTTATTTGTTCTCAAG CTAATTCATGACACAGTAGTGGACACATCAGTAGTGTTTCCTCATTGGCAAGGTTTCCCTCACAAAAGAGCACTTAGAAGTCTGATGGCTGACTACCTCAGGAGAATTCATCAAGATGATG TTGGTGGTCATAATTCCAGGGAAGATGCAACTGCTTGTATGGAACTAATCCTTTGGAAGGTCAAGGAGgacaataaaagaagaaaatggtga